The following is a genomic window from Bacillus sp. BGMRC 2118.
ATCATCAACAGTAGTATTTACATTAATCCCATGACCGTTAAATGTGAGAGTTTCAACTATTTCCTGTCCTTCTATACCATTCGATAATACATTAATATTTGCCTTTTCGTTTTTTTCAACCTTCTCTACAAACTCTTCCATTGCATCAATATTTTCAACGTTTCCAAGTATATCACCTTTAACATTACCCAGATTCTTTTCACACGATGTTATAAATAATAATGCAGAAATAATAAATAGGTACTTAATATAAATCATCCTTTCAATATATCATCTGTATCCTACTCTTTTTAATCTAGTTTATTCCATTATTATTCAACTTAAAAGAGCATTAATCCTTCAGGATTAATGCTCAAGGGTAACTCTTATTTTACTAACCTTTCCCGTTAGCCATCCATGAAGCGCAAAAATCAGTGCTTCACCACAGAGAATGAAAATTTTCTTAACTGTCTATACTGGTAATCCAGTCAACTAGCTGATCTATAGGTTTTTGTATTGTGGCTCATTCTATTTTTTTACGAATCGGGATGGGTCTTCTTTGCTATGTTCAGTATTCAAGCGAAGAGAATTTTAATTTTCATGGTAACACAACAGAAAGATCTTATTTCATTTAATTATTTTTTTTACGATTAGACATCCAATCAAAGCTATTATGACTGCAATTAAAGGAATATAAGCAGTTTCACCAGTGTACAGAGCAACAAAGTAACCCAATATGGGCAATAAGATCATTAGTAATACAACAACAAACATCGATTGTCGTTTACTTAATTTCAGTAAATTCATTTAATCACCAGCCGCTACAACAAATTTTGTTACAAACCTTTTTTTAAATAAAAAAGCCCAACTCTGGAATAAAGTTAAGCTCAAAATAGTATTCTTCATAGTGGAAATATATCCTTCATTATTAAACTAAACTTCTCCCGTTAGTTCAGTAACCACATTGATAAATGTATTTAATCCTGTACCATTAAAAATCAGCATGGTTTCGGTTAAAAGATTATGTCTTTTATATAGAGAAAGAAATCCATATATTAAAGCACTGCATAAAACTATTAACATACAATGAAAAAACCATATATAAATCCTTTAACCATTGAGAAAATATCCAAGAACATATCTTTAGTTCTATCAATTATCTTGTTGATGACTCCTCCTATTGCCCCTATTTCTTACTAGCAGTTCTAAAGTGCCAGATAGTGTGGATTTCCAAGCTTTAATATCTAATAAGTAACATGAGACGAATTTAACCCTTCAAGCGCCATATCTGAGCTATGTTAATTACTCTTCATATTTTCTAGTATATTAATAATTCGAGCGTTATCTTGCTTTATTTGTTTTGTTAAATTCCATATAAAAACTGTAGGCAATATACCAGCGAATAAAATTGCAAAAGTTAACATAAAACCACTCCTATATCTATTTTATAAGCCATTAGCTTATCGATTCTGCATAAATTGAATGATTCTTCTTCACAAAACTCCTTCTTACTGCATTAGCAGGTGAGAGAATCCTTCATGGACTAACTCATTGTAGATAAATCATTAATCGTTAGAATGTTACTACTCTTTCTTTATTGCGATATAAAATAATAACCCGAAAATTCCACCACTCATAATTATCTGTACAATATCAATATTGCCGAAGAATGATAATAAACCTATTGCTAAAAATATTCCAAGTATAATAAACAATATGATTATTATATAATTCATTTCTACTCTACAATCTCTATAGCTATTACTTACTAACCTGTCCTTACCGAAAAAGGTAAATCATATTAACCTAACCGAAATTCTTTAAAAGATAAGATAAGACTGGTAGTAAAATGAGAATAATAATACTTTGAATAAATGATATAATAATATCTCTTTTCAAACTGTTTTTTTGTTGGAAACGGTTAAGCAACCTCTGTACTAGAAGCAATATTACCCACCAAAATAATAATGTTGAGATAACGGAACTAAAGTCTTGATAAAACAAATTAAACTCTCTCCTTCACAAAAACTTACTTTACTTATTCAATAAATTCTACAAAAAAGTGCCTGAATCCTTTTCTGGATCAAAGCACATTAGAAAATTGTTATTCAACTATCCTTCTCCGATAGTTAAATAAGAATTTTTATTAAATGCACATTTCCTTCGTACTGCGCAGTAAGTAAGTTTTTTGAAAGATATTACTTTCAAAAAATAGCTATCCATTTTAACATTATTAAATATTTTTTTAAGTACATAAGTTATGGTACTAATAATATTTTCCCTGAGCTTTTCCGACTTTGGAGTAATTCATGTGCTTTTCTGCCATCTTTCAGTGGGAATATAATAGGCTCAGAAAGTAAAACTTCCTGTTTTTCAATCCAGTTGAATAATTGTTGTGATCGATTTATTCTATCTTGTCTGGAGGTTAATACATTCCACAAATCTCCACCTGTTAATGTTTTCGACGTATCCATTAACATTCTAGGATCAACTGGCTCTGGGTTACCTCCTGCCATACCAAAAAAGACAACAGTTCCACCAACCTTAGTTGCTGAAAAGCTTTGTAATAATGTGGAGCCGACCGATTCAAACACTACTTCAACACCTTGACCGTTTGTTATTTCTAACGTTCTATTAACCCATTCATCACCATATAAAAATACATAATCAGCACCTTTTTTCTCAGCAACCTTAGCCTTAGAAAGAGATGATGTAAGACCAATAGCTTTTCCACCTAGTATCTTAATCATTTGAATTAGCAATTGACCAACTCCACCTGCACAAGCATGGATCACCGCTGTGTCCCCTTCTTTTATTTTATAGCTATCATGGATTAAGTAGTGGGCTGTTAATCCCTGCAATAATATTGAAGCTGCTACTTCAAACGAAATACTTTCTGGTAATGGGATAGCTTTCTCTTCTGGTACTGCCACAAGCTCCGCATTAGCAAAAGGGGCATCTGCATACGCGATACGGTCCCCTTTTTTAATAGTAGTTACGCTTTCACCTACTTCCACAACTACTCCTGCACCTTCATATCCTAATATGTATGGCGGTTTACCAGTAATGTGGTAATTTCCTTTTCTTCTATATATATCAGCAAAATTTAGGCCGATAGCTTTGGACTGAACTAAAACTTCATCAGGTTTCAAATTGGGGTTTACTACATCTTTATAATGTAAAACCTCTGGTCCCCCAAACGTTTCAAAAACAAGTGCTTTCATTTTGTTCACCTTTTCTATTAAAACTTAATTCACTTCACTTAATAATTCTTTAAAGAACCCTGCTTGCTGTAGTGCCAGTTTGTCTTCTACTATGTCATTAGGTTTATTTCCTTCTCCAATAACATAGCCCTCAAATGAAGCACCAAAGTAATCAAATATATATTGAAATTGCATGACAAGTGGCAATGCTTTTTGTTTAGGTTCATCTCCACCTGTTATTAAAACATACATCTTTTTATCTTTCATTTCTTGTTTAAATTCCATACTGGTATCACGTAAGCTTTCACTCCATCTATCTATAAAATTTTTCATAAGTCCGCTCATACC
Proteins encoded in this region:
- a CDS encoding flavodoxin family protein, whose amino-acid sequence is MFVIYGSSRKDGNSEQLADVIISDLNVEKVYLTEKKILPIIDKRHDIEGFHSLKDDYYEVVYQMLPHKKILFVTPLYWYGMSGLMKNFIDRWSESLRDTSMEFKQEMKDKKMYVLITGGDEPKQKALPLVMQFQYIFDYFGASFEGYVIGEGNKPNDIVEDKLALQQAGFFKELLSEVN
- a CDS encoding DUF4362 domain-containing protein; this encodes MIYIKYLFIISALLFITSCEKNLGNVKGDILGNVENIDAMEEFVEKVEKNEKANINVLSNGIEGQEIVETLTFNGHGINVNTTVDDKFINEFNCKSIDVVKEVIDDDGNSLEVYKLKECSGKGFGNLEIPILSAKE
- a CDS encoding quinone oxidoreductase, coding for MKALVFETFGGPEVLHYKDVVNPNLKPDEVLVQSKAIGLNFADIYRRKGNYHITGKPPYILGYEGAGVVVEVGESVTTIKKGDRIAYADAPFANAELVAVPEEKAIPLPESISFEVAASILLQGLTAHYLIHDSYKIKEGDTAVIHACAGGVGQLLIQMIKILGGKAIGLTSSLSKAKVAEKKGADYVFLYGDEWVNRTLEITNGQGVEVVFESVGSTLLQSFSATKVGGTVVFFGMAGGNPEPVDPRMLMDTSKTLTGGDLWNVLTSRQDRINRSQQLFNWIEKQEVLLSEPIIFPLKDGRKAHELLQSRKSSGKILLVP